The sequence AACTTCGCTATCGTGGCGATTAACGCCTGGAACCGTCTGGGAATTACCTCCCGCATGGCGCCAGGCTCGCTGGATGCGGCTTACGGGTTGAATAAAGCTAACCTGGAATAATGCCACGCTCGCGGATCATCGCTACCAGCGCCCGTAACCCTGGCGGGACGTGGCGATGACCAGGATAGTAAAGGCGCAGCCCGGCAAACGGCTGCGTCCAGTCGTTTAGCACGCTCACCAGTTCCCCGCTCTCAAGCTCTTCCTGGATATAGAGTTCCGGCAAAAATCCCACGCCTAACCCCGCTTTTACGGCGCGGATCGAGGCGAAAAGATCGGACGTCGCAAAGCGCGGCGGCACGGCAAGCGCGTACGTTTCCCCCCGACGGGCCAGCTCCCAGCGGTAGATCCCGCCGTGAGCCATACGCATGCCGATCCCCTGATGTTGCAGCAGATCGTCCGGCGTTTGCGGAATGCCGTGACGTGCGAAGTAATCTGGCGTGGCGGTGACGAGCTGGCGGATCTCCCCTGTCAGCGGTACGGCGATCATGTCCTGCGGGATGGACTCTTCGAGGCGGATCCCCGCGTCGTAACCCTCGGCGACGATGTCGATCATGCGTGCTTCACTGACGATCTCCACGCGCATTTTCGGGTAGCGGATCATAAAGTCGATCAGCAGTTGGTCGAGAAAAAGCGAGCCGATATGGTTCGGCACGTTCAGACGCAGCGTTCCGGCAGGTTCCCCGGTGTCGCTGTGGATCTCCTCACCCGCGAGGCGGATTTCCTGCAAGGCCGGCCCCACGCGCGCCACGTAGCGCTGCCCGGCGTCCGTAAGCGCCACGCTGCGGGTGGTGCGGTTAAAGAGGCGAGTCTCAAGGCGGCTCTCCAGCCCGGCGATGGCATTGCTCACCGCCGTCGCGGACATCCCGAGCTCCTGCGCCGCGCCGCGAAAACTGCCGCGGCGCACCACGGCCATCACCACTTCCAGCTCTGTCAGACCTGAACGATGCATAGATTATCCTGAAAATCGAAACAACCCTTGCAGCATAGCGTGGATTATCGCAACGGAGAAGCCGTGCCAGACTGTGCTCACACAGCCTGAGGAGGTTTATATGCACCAGATCGAACAGATTTTTATTAACGGCGAGTTTGTTACCCCGCACGGCACCGAATGGTTTGATTTGTATAACCCGGCGACGGCGCAGGTTATTGGTCAGGTTCGTCTGGCGGATGAGGTTGACGCCGGGCGCGCCATCGCGGCGGCGAAGGCAGCGTTTCCTGCGTGGTCGCAGACCACGAAACAGACGCGCATCGCCGCGCTGAAACGCATGCACGCGGCCGTGGCGGCTCGCCATGACGCGTTGCTGGACGCTGTCATCGAGGAGTACGGCGCACCCGCTTCGCGATCGGCGTGGATGGCCCGCTATCCGGCGGAGGTGATTGCCCAGGCCATTGAGGCGCTGGAGGCGTTTGAGTTCGAGACAACCGCGGGGGCCGCGACGGTACAGATGACGCCCCTTGGCGTGGCCGGGCTGATCACGCCGTGGAACAGCGACGCGGGTTTTATCTGCGGCAAGCTGGTGGTCGCGCTGGCGGCAGGCTGTACGGCAGTGATTAAGCCGAGCGAAATGAGCGCCCTGCAAACCCGGATTGTCACCGAAGCGTTGCGCGATGCTGCTTTGCCGCCGGGCGTGTTTAACATTGTCACCGGGCGCGGTGAAACCGTCGGGGACACCATCAGCCGCCATCCGGACGTGGCGAAAATCTCGTTTACCGGCTCGACGAATACCGGCAAGGCCATTCTGCGTAACGCGGCGGAAAGCTTTAAGCGCGTGACGCTGGAGTTGGGCGGTAA comes from Enterobacter kobei and encodes:
- a CDS encoding LysR family transcriptional regulator, translating into MHRSGLTELEVVMAVVRRGSFRGAAQELGMSATAVSNAIAGLESRLETRLFNRTTRSVALTDAGQRYVARVGPALQEIRLAGEEIHSDTGEPAGTLRLNVPNHIGSLFLDQLLIDFMIRYPKMRVEIVSEARMIDIVAEGYDAGIRLEESIPQDMIAVPLTGEIRQLVTATPDYFARHGIPQTPDDLLQHQGIGMRMAHGGIYRWELARRGETYALAVPPRFATSDLFASIRAVKAGLGVGFLPELYIQEELESGELVSVLNDWTQPFAGLRLYYPGHRHVPPGLRALVAMIRERGIIPG
- a CDS encoding aldehyde dehydrogenase family protein; its protein translation is MHQIEQIFINGEFVTPHGTEWFDLYNPATAQVIGQVRLADEVDAGRAIAAAKAAFPAWSQTTKQTRIAALKRMHAAVAARHDALLDAVIEEYGAPASRSAWMARYPAEVIAQAIEALEAFEFETTAGAATVQMTPLGVAGLITPWNSDAGFICGKLVVALAAGCTAVIKPSEMSALQTRIVTEALRDAALPPGVFNIVTGRGETVGDTISRHPDVAKISFTGSTNTGKAILRNAAESFKRVTLELGGKSPTILLDDVDLAQAIPLVIQAGFMNSGQACVAGTRILVPQSRKTEIETALAQAVAAVKSGDPRDSATDVGPMVSEKQWLRVQGYIRQGLDGGARLLAGGEGRPADTQDGWFVRPTLFADVNNDMVIARDEIFGPVLCIIPYQDEAEAIAIANDTEYGLSAMVLGEDVDRARRVAQQIVSGRVLVNTLAHEPKAPFGGFKHSGVGREMGEWGIRAFMEPRSILG